A genomic stretch from Pseudomonas sp. MUP55 includes:
- the ssuC gene encoding aliphatic sulfonate ABC transporter permease SsuC yields the protein MNLEKFSHRVAPWVLPILLLAVWQLSVTAGWLSTRILPAPSAVIEAGINLIRSGEIWTHLAISGWRAGLGFVIGGSIGLALGFITGLSKWGERLLDSSVQMIRNVPHLALIPLVILWFGIDETAKIFLVALGTLFPIYLNTYHGIRNVDPALVEMSRSYGLSGFSLFWQVILPGALPSILVGVRFALGFMWLTLIVAETISASSGIGYLAMNAREFLQTDVVVLAIVMYAILGKLADLAARGLERVWLRWHPAYQVNKGGAA from the coding sequence ATGAACCTGGAAAAATTCAGTCATCGCGTGGCGCCCTGGGTGCTGCCGATCCTATTGCTGGCGGTGTGGCAGCTGTCGGTGACGGCAGGTTGGTTGTCGACGCGTATTCTGCCGGCGCCCAGCGCGGTCATCGAGGCCGGCATCAACCTGATCCGCAGCGGCGAAATCTGGACGCACCTGGCGATCAGTGGCTGGCGCGCGGGCCTGGGCTTTGTGATCGGTGGCAGCATCGGCCTGGCGCTGGGCTTTATCACCGGCCTGTCGAAGTGGGGCGAGCGTTTGCTGGACAGCTCGGTACAGATGATCCGCAACGTGCCGCACCTGGCGCTGATTCCCCTGGTGATCCTGTGGTTCGGGATTGACGAGACCGCGAAAATTTTCCTGGTGGCCCTGGGCACGTTGTTCCCGATTTATCTGAACACCTACCACGGCATCCGCAACGTCGACCCGGCACTGGTGGAAATGTCGCGCAGCTACGGGTTGTCCGGCTTCAGCCTGTTCTGGCAAGTGATCCTGCCGGGCGCATTGCCGTCGATCCTGGTGGGCGTGCGCTTTGCCCTGGGCTTCATGTGGTTGACGCTGATCGTGGCGGAAACCATCTCGGCCAGCTCCGGCATCGGTTACCTGGCGATGAATGCCCGCGAGTTCCTGCAAACCGACGTGGTGGTGCTGGCCATCGTGATGTACGCGATCCTCGGCAAGCTGGCCGACCTGGCGGCGCGCGGCCTGGAGCGGGTGTGGCTGCGCTGGCACCCGGCATATCAAGTGAATAAGGGAGGTGCGGCATGA
- the ssuD gene encoding FMNH2-dependent alkanesulfonate monooxygenase encodes MSLNIFWFLPTHGDGHYLGTAEGARAVDHGYLQQVAQAADRLGFGGVLIPTGRSCEDSWLVAASLIPVTQRLKFLVALRPGIISPTVAARQAATLDRLSGGRALFNLVTGGDPEELAGDGLFLSHEERYQASVEFTRIWRRVLEGETVDYDGEHISVKGAKLLYPPVQQPRPPLYFGGSSEAAQDLAAEQVEMVLTWGEPPAAVAEKIEQVRAKAAKLGRTLRFGIRLHVIVRETNEEAWKAADKLISHLDDDTIARAQASLARFDSVGQQRMAALHGGSRDNLEVSPNLWAGVGLVRGGAGTALVGDGPTVAARVKEYADLGIDTFIFSGYPHLEESYRVAELLFPHLDIERPELPKGAGYVSPFGEMVANDILPKAASQS; translated from the coding sequence ATGAGCCTCAATATTTTCTGGTTCCTGCCTACCCACGGCGACGGCCATTACCTTGGCACCGCCGAAGGCGCTCGCGCCGTCGATCACGGTTACCTGCAACAAGTGGCCCAGGCTGCTGATCGTCTGGGCTTCGGTGGGGTGTTGATCCCTACCGGGCGCTCCTGCGAAGACTCCTGGTTGGTGGCCGCCTCGCTGATTCCCGTGACCCAGCGTTTGAAATTCCTAGTCGCGCTGCGCCCCGGGATCATTTCCCCGACGGTGGCCGCGCGCCAGGCGGCGACCCTGGACCGCCTCTCCGGTGGCCGCGCGCTGTTCAACCTGGTGACCGGCGGTGACCCGGAAGAACTGGCCGGCGACGGCTTGTTTCTGAGCCATGAAGAACGCTATCAGGCGTCGGTGGAATTCACCCGCATCTGGCGTCGCGTGCTCGAAGGCGAGACCGTGGATTACGACGGCGAGCACATCAGCGTCAAAGGCGCCAAGTTGCTCTACCCGCCGGTCCAGCAGCCGCGCCCGCCGCTGTACTTCGGCGGTTCCTCCGAAGCTGCCCAGGACCTGGCGGCCGAGCAGGTGGAAATGGTGCTGACCTGGGGCGAACCACCGGCCGCGGTGGCGGAAAAAATCGAACAGGTGCGGGCCAAGGCCGCCAAGCTCGGACGCACCCTGCGCTTCGGCATTCGCCTGCATGTGATCGTGCGTGAAACCAACGAGGAGGCCTGGAAGGCCGCCGATAAACTCATCTCCCACCTGGACGACGACACCATCGCTCGCGCCCAGGCGTCCCTGGCGCGCTTCGATTCGGTGGGCCAGCAGCGCATGGCGGCCTTGCATGGCGGCAGCCGCGACAACCTGGAAGTCAGCCCCAACCTGTGGGCCGGGGTCGGCCTGGTGCGCGGCGGCGCGGGGACTGCACTGGTGGGCGATGGCCCAACGGTTGCGGCGCGGGTCAAGGAATACGCGGACCTGGGCATCGACACCTTTATCTTCTCGGGTTACCCACACCTGGAAGAGTCGTATCGGGTTGCCGAGTTGCTGTTCCCTCACCTGGATATCGAACGTCCTGAGCTGCCCAAAGGCGCCGGCTACGTCAGCCCATTCGGCGAGATGGTGGCCAACGACATTCTTCCCAAAGCTGCATCGCAGAGCTGA
- the ssuE gene encoding NADPH-dependent FMN reductase, protein MLVVTLGGSPSQRSRSGVLLEKTRQWLQAQGVEVVSYQIRDFPAEDLLHARFDSPKVIDLLQQVANADGLVIATPVYKASFSGALKTVLDLLPERALAHKVVLPMATGGSIAHMLAVDYALKPVLSALKAQELLHGIFAEDSQIAYGEGSAQAQLVPVLEQRLHEALEQFYSAMARRPKPLDPHVLNERLLSARWSI, encoded by the coding sequence ATGCTGGTCGTAACACTTGGAGGCAGCCCCAGTCAGCGTTCCCGTTCCGGGGTCTTGCTGGAGAAAACCCGTCAATGGCTGCAGGCCCAGGGCGTGGAAGTGGTGAGTTACCAGATCCGCGACTTTCCGGCCGAGGACCTGCTGCATGCGCGCTTCGACAGCCCCAAGGTCATCGATTTGTTGCAGCAAGTGGCGAATGCCGATGGCCTGGTGATCGCCACGCCGGTGTACAAGGCGTCGTTCTCCGGTGCCTTGAAGACGGTCCTCGACCTGCTGCCCGAGCGCGCCCTGGCCCACAAGGTGGTCTTGCCGATGGCCACCGGCGGTAGCATCGCCCACATGCTGGCGGTGGATTACGCCCTCAAACCGGTGTTGTCGGCGTTGAAGGCGCAGGAATTACTGCATGGGATTTTTGCCGAAGACAGCCAGATCGCCTATGGCGAAGGCAGTGCCCAGGCGCAATTGGTGCCGGTGCTTGAACAGCGTTTGCACGAAGCCCTGGAGCAGTTCTACAGCGCCATGGCCCGCCGCCCGAAACCGCTGGACCCGCACGTATTGAATGAACGCTTGTTGAGTGCTCGCTGGAGCATTTAA
- a CDS encoding TOBE domain-containing protein translates to MTIKAINVRNQFKGTIKEIVVGDVLSEIDVQTASGIVTSVITTRSVKELELVIGSEVIAFVKSTEVSIAKL, encoded by the coding sequence ATGACTATCAAAGCCATCAACGTGCGTAACCAGTTCAAAGGCACCATCAAGGAAATCGTGGTGGGCGACGTGTTGTCGGAAATCGACGTGCAGACCGCCTCGGGCATCGTCACTTCAGTGATCACCACGCGCTCGGTCAAAGAGCTGGAACTGGTGATTGGCAGTGAAGTGATTGCTTTTGTGAAGTCGACTGAGGTGTCGATTGCCAAGTTGTAA
- a CDS encoding glutamine synthetase family protein produces MSNNLDQLTDWLKDHKITEVECMIGDLTGITRGKISPTNKFIAEKGMRLPESVLLQTVTGDYVEDDIYYELLDPADIDMICRPDQNAVFLVPWAIEPTAQVIHDTYDKQGNPIELSPRNVLKKVLKLYADRGWQPIVAPEMEFYLTKRCEDPDFPLQPPIGRSGRPETGRQSFSIEAANEFDPLFEDVYDWCELQELDLDTLIHEDGTAQMEINFRHGDALSLADQILVFKRTMREAALKHNVAATFMAKPMTGEPGSAMHLHQSIIDIATGKNVFSNEDGTMSQLFLNHIGGLQKFIPELLPLFAPNVNSFRRFLPDTSAPVNVEWGEENRTVGLRVPDAGPQNRRVENRLPGADANPYLAIAASLLCGYIGMVEGHNPSAPVVGRGYERRNLRLPLTIEDALERMENSKTIEKYLGQKFITGYVAVKRAEHENFKRVISSWEREFLLFAV; encoded by the coding sequence ATGAGTAACAACCTCGACCAGCTCACCGATTGGTTGAAAGACCACAAGATCACAGAAGTCGAATGCATGATTGGCGACCTCACCGGCATCACCCGGGGCAAGATCTCGCCGACCAACAAGTTCATCGCCGAAAAAGGCATGCGCCTGCCCGAAAGCGTGCTGCTGCAGACCGTAACCGGCGACTATGTCGAAGACGACATCTATTACGAATTGCTCGACCCGGCCGACATCGACATGATCTGCCGCCCCGACCAGAACGCGGTGTTTCTGGTGCCCTGGGCCATCGAGCCGACCGCCCAAGTGATCCACGACACCTACGACAAGCAAGGCAACCCGATCGAGCTGTCGCCGCGCAACGTGCTCAAGAAAGTCCTCAAGCTCTACGCCGACCGCGGCTGGCAGCCCATCGTGGCGCCGGAGATGGAGTTCTACCTGACCAAGCGCTGCGAAGACCCGGACTTCCCGCTGCAACCGCCGATTGGCCGCTCCGGCCGCCCTGAGACCGGTCGCCAGTCCTTCTCTATAGAAGCTGCCAACGAATTCGACCCACTGTTCGAAGACGTCTACGACTGGTGCGAACTGCAGGAGCTGGACCTCGACACGCTGATCCACGAAGACGGCACCGCACAGATGGAAATCAATTTCCGTCACGGCGATGCACTGTCCCTGGCCGACCAGATCCTGGTGTTCAAGCGCACCATGCGTGAGGCCGCGCTCAAGCACAACGTGGCCGCCACCTTCATGGCCAAGCCGATGACCGGTGAGCCCGGCAGTGCGATGCACCTGCACCAGAGCATCATCGACATCGCCACCGGCAAGAACGTCTTCTCCAATGAAGACGGGACCATGAGCCAGCTGTTCCTCAACCACATTGGCGGCCTGCAGAAATTCATCCCCGAATTGCTGCCTTTATTCGCCCCCAACGTGAATTCATTCCGCCGCTTCCTGCCCGACACCTCGGCGCCGGTGAACGTGGAGTGGGGCGAAGAAAACCGCACCGTGGGCCTGCGCGTACCGGATGCCGGCCCGCAGAACCGCCGCGTGGAAAACCGCTTGCCGGGCGCCGATGCCAACCCGTACCTGGCGATTGCCGCCAGCCTGCTGTGTGGCTACATCGGCATGGTCGAAGGCCATAACCCGAGCGCCCCCGTGGTGGGCCGTGGCTACGAGCGACGCAATCTGCGCCTGCCGTTGACCATCGAGGACGCGCTGGAACGCATGGAAAACAGCAAGACCATCGAGAAATACCTGGGGCAGAAATTCATCACAGGCTATGTCGCGGTCAAGCGGGCCGAGCATGAAAACTTCAAGCGCGTGATCAGTTCGTGGGAGCGGGAATTCCTGCTCTTCGCCGTCTGA
- a CDS encoding OprD family porin — protein sequence MKKSTLAVAVALGAIAQQAGAAGFIDDSKVTLGLRNFYINTDNRDSAAGTAANKRAGVQNKQEEWGQGFDLRFISGYTQGTVGFGLDAIGLLGVRLDSGGGTNGATASSYGGTVFPSKSNGEAVDNYSSLGLTAKAKISQTELKLGTLQPKLPVIVTNDGRLLPQTFQGGQITSNDLNKDLTLVAGQIEKAKGRNSSNVDNLSISGANSRGANWRDSNKFYYAGGDYKITKDLTAQYYYGNLEDFYKQHFLGLTHNWAIGPGVLKSDLRYFNSSDDGKNGHESAYFSSGNYSGVNSGRGKVDNNLYSGLFLYTVAGHTFGGGYQVSNGSSDFPWLNQGDGSSAYLTTDMQIAKFARAGERTWQARYSYDFAKVGVPGLTAGVVYLKGTDIDTVNGSRAEFTGQSEWERDITVAYVVPEGVFKNVGVAWKNAMWRNDVAAARDQDENRVIVSYTYAFK from the coding sequence ATGAAGAAGTCCACCTTGGCTGTGGCTGTAGCGTTGGGCGCAATCGCCCAGCAAGCAGGCGCTGCCGGTTTCATCGATGACAGTAAGGTAACGCTGGGTCTGCGTAACTTCTACATCAACACCGACAACCGCGATTCGGCCGCAGGTACTGCAGCCAACAAGCGCGCCGGTGTACAAAACAAGCAAGAAGAATGGGGCCAGGGCTTTGACCTGCGCTTCATCTCCGGTTACACCCAAGGCACCGTAGGTTTCGGTCTGGACGCTATCGGCCTGCTGGGTGTTCGCCTGGATTCCGGCGGCGGCACCAACGGCGCCACGGCCAGCTCCTACGGCGGCACCGTGTTCCCGAGCAAGTCCAATGGCGAAGCCGTTGATAACTACTCGAGCCTGGGCCTGACTGCCAAAGCCAAGATCTCCCAGACTGAACTGAAGCTGGGTACCTTGCAGCCCAAGCTGCCGGTTATCGTGACCAACGATGGTCGTCTGCTGCCGCAGACCTTCCAGGGTGGCCAGATCACCAGTAACGATCTCAACAAAGACCTGACGCTGGTTGCCGGTCAGATCGAAAAAGCCAAGGGCCGTAACTCCAGCAACGTCGACAACCTGTCGATCTCTGGTGCCAACTCCCGTGGCGCAAACTGGCGTGACAGCAACAAGTTCTACTACGCCGGTGGTGACTACAAGATCACCAAAGACCTGACTGCCCAGTACTACTACGGCAACCTGGAAGACTTCTACAAGCAGCACTTCCTGGGCCTGACCCATAACTGGGCCATCGGTCCTGGCGTACTGAAATCCGACCTGCGTTACTTCAACAGCTCCGATGACGGTAAGAACGGCCACGAGTCCGCTTACTTCTCCTCGGGCAACTACAGCGGTGTGAACTCCGGTCGTGGCAAGGTTGACAACAACCTGTACAGCGGTCTGTTCCTCTACACCGTCGCCGGTCACACCTTCGGTGGTGGTTACCAGGTGAGCAACGGCAGCAGCGATTTCCCTTGGTTGAACCAGGGTGACGGCTCGTCGGCTTACCTGACCACTGACATGCAAATCGCCAAGTTCGCCCGTGCTGGCGAACGTACCTGGCAAGCTCGCTACTCCTACGACTTCGCCAAGGTTGGCGTGCCTGGCCTGACCGCTGGTGTTGTGTACCTCAAAGGTACCGACATCGACACCGTCAACGGCAGCCGTGCCGAGTTCACCGGCCAGTCCGAGTGGGAACGTGACATTACTGTTGCTTACGTTGTTCCAGAGGGCGTGTTCAAAAACGTCGGTGTTGCCTGGAAAAACGCAATGTGGCGCAACGATGTCGCTGCCGCGCGCGATCAGGACGAAAACCGTGTAATCGTCAGCTACACCTACGCGTTCAAGTAA
- a CDS encoding sulfonate ABC transporter substrate-binding protein has product MRTVILRRGLVALFAAAVSFGAIVQAHAAETLRIGYQKYGTLVLLKAKGTLEKRLAAQGVQVQWTEFPGGPQLLEGLNVGSIDFGVTGETPPVFAQAAGADLLYVAYEPPAPTSEAILVPKDSTIKSVAELKGKKIVLNKGSNVHYLLVRALEDAGLAYTDVKTVFLPPADARAAFERGSVDAWVIWDPYQAAAEKQLQARTLRDGTGIADNHQFYLATKPYAEQHPEVIKALVEEVRAVGEWSKANPQEVTDQVAPLLGLPADITLTSVKRQGYGALFLTPEVVAAQQKIADSFYQLKLIPKPLSIKDVIWTPPAAVAKAP; this is encoded by the coding sequence ATGCGCACTGTCATTTTGCGTCGCGGTCTGGTCGCACTGTTTGCTGCGGCTGTGTCCTTCGGCGCCATCGTTCAAGCCCACGCCGCCGAGACCCTGCGCATCGGTTATCAGAAATACGGCACGCTGGTGCTGCTCAAGGCCAAGGGCACCCTGGAAAAACGCCTGGCTGCCCAGGGCGTGCAGGTGCAATGGACTGAATTCCCCGGTGGCCCGCAATTGCTGGAGGGCCTGAACGTCGGCTCCATCGATTTTGGCGTCACCGGTGAAACTCCACCGGTGTTTGCCCAGGCCGCCGGTGCCGACTTGCTGTACGTGGCGTATGAGCCGCCCGCGCCGACCAGTGAAGCGATCCTGGTGCCGAAGGATTCGACGATCAAATCGGTGGCCGAGCTCAAGGGCAAGAAAATCGTGCTGAACAAAGGCTCCAACGTGCACTACCTGCTGGTGCGTGCGCTGGAAGATGCCGGCCTAGCCTACACCGACGTGAAAACCGTGTTCCTGCCGCCCGCCGATGCCCGCGCCGCTTTCGAGCGCGGCAGTGTGGACGCCTGGGTGATCTGGGACCCGTACCAGGCCGCCGCCGAGAAACAACTGCAAGCGCGCACCCTGCGTGACGGCACCGGCATCGCCGACAACCATCAGTTCTACCTGGCCACCAAGCCCTACGCCGAACAGCACCCCGAAGTGATCAAGGCGCTGGTGGAGGAAGTGCGCGCCGTGGGCGAATGGTCCAAGGCCAACCCGCAGGAAGTGACTGACCAGGTCGCGCCGCTGCTCGGCCTGCCGGCGGACATCACCCTGACCTCGGTGAAACGCCAGGGCTACGGCGCGCTGTTCCTGACGCCTGAAGTGGTCGCTGCCCAGCAGAAAATCGCCGACAGCTTCTACCAGCTCAAATTGATTCCCAAGCCCTTGAGTATCAAGGACGTGATCTGGACCCCACCCGCCGCTGTTGCCAAAGCGCCGTAA
- a CDS encoding TetR/AcrR family transcriptional regulator, producing MPPRPAAPRKPRARSQARIDAILDAARALLATEGVAGLSIYSVAERAQIPPSSVYHFFASVPALLQALTADVHAAFRAAIQAPIAHDSLQTWRDLSCIVEQRMLSIYSNDAAARQLILAQHGLTEVTQADRQHDLELGVLMLEVFNRHFDVPSLPNDVDVFALALELSDRVYARSVHQHGQITPRMAQEGMRVFDAYVGLYLPAYLPRRCL from the coding sequence ATGCCACCCCGCCCCGCCGCCCCTCGCAAACCACGTGCCCGCAGCCAGGCCCGGATCGACGCGATCCTGGACGCTGCCCGTGCCTTGCTGGCGACCGAAGGCGTGGCCGGTTTGTCGATTTACAGCGTGGCCGAACGCGCGCAGATTCCGCCATCGTCGGTGTACCATTTTTTCGCCAGCGTGCCGGCGTTGCTGCAAGCCTTGACGGCTGATGTGCACGCGGCCTTTCGTGCGGCCATACAGGCGCCCATCGCGCATGATTCACTCCAGACGTGGCGCGACCTGTCCTGCATCGTCGAGCAGCGCATGCTCAGCATCTACAGCAACGACGCCGCTGCCCGCCAGTTGATCCTGGCCCAGCATGGGCTGACCGAAGTCACCCAGGCGGATCGCCAGCATGACCTGGAACTGGGAGTGCTGATGCTGGAGGTGTTCAACCGCCACTTCGACGTGCCCAGCCTGCCGAACGATGTGGATGTATTTGCCCTGGCACTGGAACTGAGCGACCGCGTGTACGCGCGTTCGGTGCATCAGCATGGGCAGATTACGCCGCGTATGGCGCAGGAAGGGATGCGGGTGTTTGATGCGTATGTGGGGCTTTATTTGCCTGCTTATCTGCCCAGGCGTTGCCTATGA
- a CDS encoding peroxiredoxin, with the protein MSLRLGDIAPDFEQDSSAGKIRFHEWLGDSWGVLFSHPADFTPVCTTELGFTAKLKDEFAQRGVKAIALSVDPVDSHHKWIEDINETQNTVVNFPILADADRKVSDLYDLIHPNASDTLTVRSLFVIDPNKKIRLTITYPASTGRNFHEILRVIDSLQLTDNHKVATPANWQDGDEVVIVPSLKDEDEIKKRFPKGYRAVKPYLRLTPQPNR; encoded by the coding sequence ATGAGCCTAAGACTGGGCGACATCGCCCCCGACTTCGAACAGGATTCCAGCGCCGGCAAGATTCGTTTCCACGAATGGCTGGGCGATAGCTGGGGTGTGCTGTTTTCCCATCCGGCGGACTTCACCCCGGTGTGCACCACAGAGCTGGGCTTTACCGCCAAGCTCAAGGACGAGTTCGCCCAGCGTGGCGTCAAGGCCATCGCCTTGTCGGTTGACCCCGTGGACTCGCACCACAAGTGGATCGAAGACATCAACGAAACCCAGAATACTGTCGTCAATTTCCCGATCCTGGCCGATGCCGATCGCAAGGTGTCGGACCTCTACGACCTGATCCACCCGAACGCCAGTGACACCCTCACCGTGCGCTCCTTGTTCGTGATCGACCCGAACAAGAAGATCCGTCTGACCATCACCTACCCGGCCAGTACCGGGCGTAACTTCCATGAAATCCTGCGGGTGATCGACTCGCTGCAACTGACCGACAACCATAAGGTCGCCACCCCGGCCAACTGGCAGGACGGCGATGAAGTGGTAATCGTGCCGTCGCTCAAGGATGAGGACGAGATCAAGAAACGCTTTCCGAAGGGCTATCGGGCAGTGAAGCCATACCTGCGGCTTACGCCACAACCCAATCGTTAA
- the ssuB gene encoding aliphatic sulfonates ABC transporter ATP-binding protein, whose translation MTAQQPPRLLKGIPLAVRKLRKSFGAREVLKEIDLHIPAGQFVAVVGRSGCGKSTLLRLLAGLDKASGGELLAGSAPLHEAIEDTRLMFQEARLLPWKKIIDNVGLGLKGNWRPKALEALEAVGLAERADEWPAALSGGQKQRVALARALIHQPRLLLLDEPLGALDALTRIEMQQLIENLWQKHGFTVLLVTHDVSEAVAIADRVILIEDGEIGLDLSVDLPRPRARGSHRLAALEAEVLNRVLSLPGSPPEPEPVSPLPTQLRWAQ comes from the coding sequence ATGACGGCTCAACAACCCCCGCGCCTGCTCAAGGGCATCCCCCTGGCGGTGCGCAAGTTGCGCAAGTCCTTCGGCGCTCGCGAAGTGCTCAAGGAAATCGATTTGCATATCCCGGCCGGGCAGTTCGTGGCCGTGGTCGGCCGCAGCGGCTGTGGCAAAAGTACCTTGCTGCGCTTGTTGGCGGGTCTGGACAAAGCCAGCGGCGGCGAGCTGCTGGCAGGCTCCGCGCCGCTGCATGAGGCGATCGAAGACACGCGGCTGATGTTCCAGGAAGCGCGCCTGCTGCCGTGGAAAAAGATCATCGACAACGTCGGCCTGGGCCTCAAGGGCAACTGGCGTCCCAAGGCCTTGGAGGCTTTGGAGGCCGTCGGCCTGGCCGAGCGCGCCGATGAGTGGCCGGCGGCGTTGTCCGGTGGCCAGAAGCAACGCGTCGCCCTGGCCCGCGCCTTGATTCACCAGCCGCGTCTGCTGTTGCTTGACGAACCGCTGGGTGCGCTGGATGCCCTGACACGGATCGAGATGCAGCAACTGATCGAAAACCTTTGGCAGAAACACGGCTTTACCGTGCTGCTGGTCACCCATGACGTCAGTGAAGCCGTGGCGATTGCCGATCGCGTCATCCTGATCGAAGACGGCGAAATCGGCCTGGACCTCAGTGTCGACCTGCCACGCCCCCGCGCTCGTGGCTCACATCGCCTGGCTGCGCTGGAAGCCGAAGTGCTCAACCGTGTGCTGTCGCTGCCCGGCTCACCGCCGGAACCCGAACCTGTTTCACCGCTGCCGACGCAATTGCGTTGGGCACAATAA
- a CDS encoding glutamine synthetase family protein: MSVPPRAVQLNEANAFLKDHPEVLYVDLLIADMNGVVRGKRIERTSLHKVYEKGINLPASLFALDINGSTVESTGLGLDIGDADRICYPIPDTLCNEPWQKRPTAQLLMTMHELEGEPFFADPREVLRQVVSKFDDLGLTICAAFELEFYLIDQENVNGRPQPPRSPISGKRPHSTQVYLIDDLDEYVDCLQDILEGAKEQGIPADAIVKESAPAQFEVNLHHVADPIKACDYAVLLKRLIKNIAYDHEMDTTFMAKPYPGQAGNGLHVHISILDKDGKNIFASEDPEQNAALRHAIGGVLETLPAQMAFLCPNVNSYRRFGAQFYVPNSPCWGLDNRTVAIRVPTGSSDAVRIEHRVAGADANPYLLMASVLAGVHHGLTNKIEPGAPVEGNSYEQNEQSLPNNLRDALRELDDSEVMAKYIDPKYIDIFVACKESELEEFEHSISDLEYNWYLHTV; encoded by the coding sequence ATGTCGGTACCCCCGCGTGCCGTTCAGCTTAACGAAGCGAACGCGTTCCTTAAGGATCATCCTGAGGTTCTGTACGTAGACCTTCTAATTGCGGATATGAATGGTGTGGTGCGCGGCAAGCGCATCGAACGCACCAGCCTCCACAAGGTTTACGAGAAGGGCATTAACCTGCCTGCCTCTTTATTTGCCCTGGATATCAACGGCTCTACGGTGGAAAGCACCGGCCTGGGCCTGGATATCGGTGATGCTGACCGAATCTGCTATCCAATCCCCGACACCCTGTGCAATGAGCCCTGGCAAAAGCGCCCAACCGCGCAATTGCTGATGACCATGCACGAACTGGAAGGTGAGCCGTTCTTCGCCGATCCTCGCGAAGTGCTACGGCAAGTGGTGAGCAAGTTCGACGACCTCGGCCTGACCATCTGCGCTGCCTTCGAGCTTGAGTTCTACCTGATCGACCAGGAGAACGTGAACGGCCGGCCGCAACCGCCCCGCTCGCCGATTTCAGGCAAGCGCCCGCATTCGACACAGGTCTACCTGATCGACGACCTCGACGAATACGTCGACTGCCTCCAGGACATTCTGGAAGGTGCCAAAGAGCAAGGCATCCCGGCCGACGCCATCGTCAAGGAAAGTGCCCCGGCGCAGTTCGAAGTGAACCTGCACCACGTCGCCGACCCGATCAAGGCATGCGATTACGCGGTACTGCTCAAGCGCCTGATCAAGAACATCGCCTACGACCATGAGATGGATACCACCTTCATGGCCAAGCCTTACCCAGGCCAGGCAGGCAACGGTTTGCACGTACACATCTCCATTCTGGACAAGGACGGCAAGAACATCTTTGCCAGCGAGGATCCCGAGCAGAACGCCGCATTGCGTCATGCGATCGGCGGTGTGCTCGAGACCCTGCCCGCCCAAATGGCGTTCCTGTGCCCCAACGTCAACTCCTACCGTCGTTTCGGCGCACAGTTCTACGTGCCGAACTCGCCGTGCTGGGGCCTGGACAACCGCACCGTGGCGATTCGCGTACCGACCGGCTCGTCCGATGCGGTGCGTATCGAACACCGCGTGGCCGGTGCCGACGCCAACCCTTACCTGCTGATGGCTTCGGTCCTGGCGGGTGTGCACCACGGTCTGACCAACAAGATCGAACCGGGTGCGCCAGTGGAAGGCAACAGCTACGAGCAGAACGAACAGAGCCTGCCGAACAACCTGCGCGATGCCCTGCGCGAGTTGGACGACAGCGAGGTGATGGCCAAGTACATCGATCCTAAATACATCGATATCTTCGTCGCCTGTAAGGAAAGTGAGCTGGAGGAGTTCGAACACTCCATCTCCGACCTTGAGTACAACTGGTACCTGCATACCGTTTAA